One genomic window of Halorhabdus sp. CBA1104 includes the following:
- a CDS encoding TIGR04053 family radical SAM/SPASM domain-containing protein — MRPTDIDPSERPVVLIWELTQACDLACKHCRAEAEDRRHPDELTTEEGKQLLADAADFGDDQLVVLSGGDPLYRDDVAELVEYGTEQGLRMTLTPSGTASLTADRIDDLAEAGLRRMAVSLDGPDAQSHDEFRKEEESFAQTIAAARAARDRGLPLQVNTTVCGETVEDLPAIRELVADLGAVLWSVFFLVPVGRGTVLDPISPERAETVMEWLVDVNQEADFGIKTTEAPHYRRVALQHHRESGGRPPSGNGESAGDDRSTGITAGNGFAFVSHTGEVFPSGFLPNSAGSVREASVVDIYRNAELFERLRDPNELSGKCGACEFRFVCGGSRSRAFATTGDPLASDPLCGYVPKGYDGPLPDTQSLAESD; from the coding sequence GTGCGGCCGACCGATATCGACCCGAGTGAGCGGCCGGTCGTCCTCATCTGGGAGTTGACCCAGGCCTGCGATCTGGCCTGTAAACACTGTCGGGCCGAGGCTGAAGACCGCCGTCACCCCGACGAACTCACAACCGAAGAGGGCAAGCAACTCCTCGCCGACGCCGCCGACTTCGGCGACGACCAGCTCGTTGTCCTCTCGGGCGGTGACCCACTCTACCGGGACGACGTGGCCGAACTCGTCGAGTACGGCACCGAGCAGGGATTACGGATGACGCTGACGCCAAGCGGGACGGCCTCGCTGACGGCCGACCGGATCGACGACCTCGCCGAGGCCGGCCTTCGCCGCATGGCGGTGAGTCTGGACGGCCCGGATGCCCAATCCCACGACGAGTTCCGAAAGGAAGAGGAGAGTTTCGCCCAGACGATCGCGGCCGCCCGTGCTGCACGCGACCGGGGGCTGCCGTTGCAGGTCAACACGACTGTCTGTGGGGAGACAGTTGAGGATCTCCCGGCGATCCGTGAACTGGTGGCCGATCTCGGGGCGGTCCTGTGGTCGGTGTTCTTCCTCGTGCCAGTCGGTCGCGGGACCGTCCTCGACCCCATTTCGCCCGAGCGTGCCGAGACGGTGATGGAATGGCTCGTGGACGTCAACCAGGAAGCCGATTTCGGCATCAAGACGACCGAAGCACCCCACTACCGGCGGGTCGCACTCCAGCACCACCGGGAGAGCGGCGGCCGACCGCCCAGTGGGAACGGCGAGTCCGCCGGCGACGATCGCTCGACGGGCATCACGGCCGGCAACGGCTTCGCGTTCGTCAGCCACACCGGCGAGGTGTTCCCGTCGGGCTTTCTGCCCAACTCGGCCGGGTCGGTTCGCGAGGCGAGTGTCGTCGACATCTACCGCAACGCGGAACTCTTCGAGCGACTGCGTGACCCTAACGAACTTTCCGGGAAGTGTGGGGCCTGTGAGTTCCGGTTCGTCTGTGGCGGCAGTCGCTCACGAGCGTTTGCGACGACAGGCGATCCCTTGGCCAGCGACCCCCTGTGTGGCTACGTCCCGAAGGGCTACGACGGACCACTGCCCGACACACAGTCACTCGCAGAATCCGACTGA
- a CDS encoding 4Fe-4S dicluster domain-containing protein, protein MAHDDVEIADGVDHQVAMVMDLNKCIGCQTCTVACETLWTEREGTEYMYWNNVETRPGSGYPRDWESKGGGWESAEHNERSVGEIPSQQDYGENWEFDHEGILKEGEDKALKPENGDPEWGPNWDEDQGAGEHPNNYYFYMPRICNHCTHPSCVEACPRKAIYKREEDGVVLVDQERCRGYRYCVEGCPYKKVYYNAVTKNSEKCVFCYPRIEGEGPDDEVHPPACADQCTTQLRLVGYLDDQDGPIYKLVEQYEVALPLHPEYQTTPNVYYIPPVAPPQHSEDGESVDVERIPRSYLEELFGEQVNDALDTIERERAKVERGGHSELMEILQDKNPAQQYRLEVFDDD, encoded by the coding sequence ATGGCCCACGATGACGTCGAGATCGCCGACGGCGTCGACCACCAGGTTGCGATGGTGATGGATCTCAACAAGTGTATCGGGTGTCAGACCTGCACGGTCGCCTGCGAGACCCTTTGGACCGAACGGGAGGGCACCGAGTACATGTACTGGAACAACGTCGAGACCCGCCCCGGATCCGGCTACCCACGTGACTGGGAATCGAAAGGTGGCGGCTGGGAATCCGCGGAGCACAACGAGCGCTCCGTCGGGGAGATCCCCTCCCAGCAGGATTACGGCGAGAACTGGGAGTTCGATCACGAGGGCATCCTCAAGGAGGGCGAGGACAAGGCCCTCAAACCCGAGAACGGCGATCCCGAGTGGGGGCCCAACTGGGACGAAGACCAGGGTGCCGGCGAGCATCCCAACAACTACTACTTCTACATGCCGCGGATCTGCAACCACTGCACCCATCCCTCCTGTGTGGAGGCCTGCCCCCGGAAGGCGATCTACAAGCGCGAGGAAGATGGCGTCGTCCTGGTCGATCAGGAGCGCTGTCGGGGCTACCGATACTGTGTCGAGGGCTGTCCCTACAAGAAAGTCTACTACAATGCCGTGACGAAAAACAGCGAGAAGTGCGTGTTCTGTTACCCTCGCATCGAGGGCGAGGGACCGGACGACGAGGTGCATCCGCCGGCCTGTGCGGATCAGTGTACGACCCAACTGCGGCTGGTGGGCTACCTCGACGATCAGGACGGGCCGATCTACAAACTCGTCGAGCAATACGAAGTTGCCCTCCCGCTCCATCCGGAGTACCAGACGACGCCGAACGTCTACTACATTCCGCCGGTCGCCCCGCCACAGCACTCAGAGGACGGCGAGAGCGTCGACGTCGAGCGCATTCCCCGATCCTACCTCGAAGAGCTGTTCGGCGAGCAGGTAAACGACGCCCTGGACACGATCGAGCGCGAACGCGCCAAGGTCGAACGCGGCGGCCACAGCGAACTCATGGAGATCCTCCAGGACAAGAATCCTGCCCAGCAGTACCGTTTGGAGGTGTTCGACGATGACTGA
- a CDS encoding ethylbenzene dehydrogenase-related protein, producing the protein MTDAAQGRRPLLVAGLLAGLLVASAALVPLIADARPAREIPVENVDGSLADPGADGWSDVPAATIPLASAPSGVPNADDTSVRAVEVEAATTDDTLFVRLRWADSSTDRQTSSPRAFADMAAIQFPVNATTQPAIAMGSQSNLVNVWQWTGTGTTQELLAGGPGSTTAFEQPQVSVEATRTTIGEDGGWSVVFTRALNASVDNRTQLAADADLNVAFGVWNGENSERAGQKAVSEWYYFPFGPAEDGAPFQTILWAVAGIAIALVIAVTAISVRRAGQEAESG; encoded by the coding sequence ATGACTGACGCTGCCCAGGGACGACGCCCACTGCTCGTCGCCGGCCTGCTCGCGGGCCTGCTGGTCGCCAGCGCCGCCCTCGTCCCGTTGATCGCCGATGCCCGCCCGGCCCGTGAGATTCCCGTCGAGAACGTCGATGGATCGCTGGCCGATCCGGGAGCGGACGGCTGGAGTGACGTGCCGGCGGCAACGATTCCGCTGGCGAGTGCCCCCAGTGGCGTGCCCAACGCCGACGATACCAGCGTTCGCGCCGTCGAGGTCGAGGCTGCCACGACGGACGACACGCTGTTCGTCCGCCTGCGCTGGGCTGATTCGAGCACTGATCGACAGACGAGTTCGCCACGGGCGTTCGCCGACATGGCGGCGATCCAGTTTCCCGTCAACGCCACGACGCAGCCTGCAATCGCGATGGGGAGCCAGAGCAATCTGGTGAACGTCTGGCAGTGGACGGGCACCGGGACGACCCAGGAACTACTCGCCGGCGGCCCGGGCTCGACGACGGCGTTCGAACAGCCCCAGGTGAGTGTCGAGGCGACGCGGACCACGATTGGCGAGGATGGCGGCTGGAGCGTCGTCTTCACGCGAGCGTTGAACGCTTCGGTCGACAATCGGACGCAGTTGGCTGCCGACGCGGATCTGAACGTCGCCTTTGGCGTCTGGAACGGCGAGAACAGCGAACGCGCCGGCCAGAAGGCCGTCAGCGAGTGGTACTACTTCCCCTTTGGACCTGCGGAGGACGGTGCCCCCTTCCAGACGATCCTCTGGGCAGTCGCCGGCATCGCGATCGCACTCGTGATCGCGGTCACGGCCATCAGCGTTCGTCGGGCCGGCCAGGAGGCTGAGTCGGGATGA
- a CDS encoding molecular chaperone TorD family protein has translation MSDTDAAGPDQPDTRLDREAVAPDPAARGVLYQTLARVFEHPTEQLHADLAGGDIETGLRDALAATTLEVTVPALSVEDDYRQLSARYNGLFALGSAVTTDRTDGSVETEGPAVSLYESSHRDDATWETVNVDLARAYEYYGLSVDTDERDHHDNLGLQLEFAGYLARREALGEDDAAAARRDLLDRHLTVFTDSLRESLAEPATAGIYTVLATVLDRVVAADHADLTDRLDTSASTDGREVSW, from the coding sequence ATGAGTGACACCGACGCCGCCGGGCCAGACCAGCCCGACACTCGTCTCGACCGTGAAGCTGTCGCACCCGATCCGGCCGCCCGAGGCGTCCTCTACCAGACGCTCGCCCGGGTTTTCGAGCACCCGACCGAGCAACTCCATGCCGATCTCGCTGGCGGAGACATCGAAACCGGACTGCGCGATGCGCTCGCAGCGACCACTCTCGAAGTGACGGTGCCCGCCCTCTCTGTCGAGGACGACTACCGGCAACTCAGTGCGCGGTACAACGGCTTGTTCGCCCTCGGATCGGCCGTCACCACGGACCGAACCGACGGCTCTGTCGAGACCGAGGGGCCGGCCGTCTCGCTGTACGAGTCGAGTCATCGGGACGACGCGACCTGGGAGACGGTCAACGTCGACCTCGCGCGAGCCTACGAGTACTACGGACTCTCGGTCGACACTGACGAACGTGACCACCACGACAACCTCGGCCTGCAACTGGAATTCGCCGGCTATCTCGCCCGCCGGGAAGCCCTCGGCGAGGACGACGCCGCGGCTGCCCGCCGGGACCTTCTTGACCGCCACCTGACTGTCTTTACGGATTCACTTCGAGAATCCCTTGCCGAACCCGCCACAGCGGGAATCTACACTGTTCTGGCTACCGTCTTGGATCGAGTCGTCGCGGCCGATCACGCGGACTTGACAGACCGTCTCGACACCTCTGCCTCGACGGACGGACGCGAGGTGAGTTGGTGA
- a CDS encoding HEAT repeat domain-containing protein, whose translation MPEPDRDQAADEPDSSDPAHPDVTTSRADVTLGEASQAEFAAADTDPVAEDGLAALLDQLAAKAPTERQRAALALAERDPSEAAIDALGDRATDDPDALVRQFAVEALGELADATPAAVLSATDDPDPWVRAEAIVALDHLDRAGQADRIEAALDDTHHAVRRNAVISLWKGRGADALPELLALTDDDNDRVREWVAELLGRIDDPDAEAALRKLRADEASIVAKTAAHALEGDGSMPGPPGGTAPDGTDPTGSHDQPPQL comes from the coding sequence ATGCCTGAGCCCGATCGCGACCAGGCGGCGGACGAGCCCGACAGCAGTGACCCCGCTCATCCGGACGTGACGACCAGCCGGGCGGACGTGACACTGGGCGAGGCCAGCCAGGCGGAGTTCGCGGCAGCCGACACCGATCCGGTCGCCGAGGACGGCCTCGCGGCCCTGCTCGACCAGTTGGCTGCCAAAGCGCCGACCGAACGCCAGCGGGCGGCCCTGGCACTGGCCGAGCGCGATCCCAGCGAGGCGGCGATCGACGCACTCGGAGATCGGGCGACGGACGATCCAGACGCCCTCGTCAGACAGTTCGCCGTCGAGGCCCTGGGAGAACTGGCCGACGCGACGCCGGCGGCTGTTCTTTCGGCCACTGACGATCCAGACCCCTGGGTTCGCGCTGAAGCGATCGTCGCCCTCGATCACCTCGACCGGGCGGGACAGGCCGACCGGATTGAGGCGGCTCTCGACGATACACACCACGCAGTCCGACGGAACGCTGTCATCTCGCTGTGGAAGGGCCGCGGTGCGGACGCGCTGCCGGAACTGCTTGCCCTGACCGACGACGACAACGATCGTGTCCGGGAGTGGGTCGCCGAACTGCTGGGTCGGATCGACGATCCGGACGCCGAGGCTGCCCTTCGAAAACTCCGGGCCGACGAGGCGTCCATCGTCGCAAAGACCGCTGCACACGCCCTCGAGGGGGATGGTTCGATGCCGGGGCCACCCGGCGGAACCGCCCCGGACGGGACCGACCCGACTGGATCGCACGACCAACCGCCACAGCTCTGA